In the Marinobacter arenosus genome, CGACCCCGCCTACTTTTTGAGAGAAAGCCTCTTAGTGATCTGGCATCGGCTTGGGAGCTGGCTCATTGGGCAGCCTGTGGAGCTCGACAAGGCAGAATTCGACTACCCCCGCCCGCCGCATGGAGACGAGTACCGCCATATCTTCCATTGCCCTCTGGCGTTCGAATCCGATCGCACGGCGCTGACCTTTGACAAGCGCTTCCTCTCTGCCCCGGTCATCCGGGACAGGTCCGAGATGCGTCAGTTTCTGAAGACCTCGCCGGCGGACCTGCTGTCGAGGCCGGATGAGAGCAACACCTTCACGGGTCGGATTCGCACGCTTATCGGGCGCGACTTTTCAAAACCGTTGCCAGACTTCGAATGGATCGCCGCAGAATTGCACACCAGCCCTCAGACCCTTCGGCGTCGCCTGAAACAGGAAAACACCTCGTTTCAGGAAATCAAGGATCTGCTCCGGCGTGACATGGCCATCTACTATCTCGGGCGGCAGGAATTACCGATCAACGACATTGCTGGCAAGGTCGGATTCACCGAGCCCTCAACCTTCCATCGGGCTTTTAAAAAGTGGACCGGGGTGACGCCTGGCGCATACCGGGAAGGCGAGCGCGGCAATCTACAGGAGTGATGTCCTTCAGGACCCCGATGGGTCCTGAAGGTTGCGAATAAGCCGCCCCATGGTTTGCGCAATCTCCTGAGTCCGCTGGCGATTCATCGCCAGTTGCAGCAGGCGCGAACCGTCCCGCGGATCGTAAACCCAACAGGTTGTGGCGGCCACCTCGCAGGCCCATTCGACCTGAGGGTTGATCCCGTAAACCGACAGGCTCTGATTCTTCCTCACAACGCGACCGTTGGCATCGCGGCGGATCTCCTGGACGTTGATAGAGCTGTCGTCCGCGTTTATCCGGTATTCAATATCGGCCGGCTTATCCACCTGCACAATAGTCTGGTCCTCGCGCCAGCCGGCAACTTCCAGCAAGCTGTTGAGGTGCAGCGTCAGCGCCTCACGATCGGTGTTCACAAGGTACAGTTTCCGAAGAGACGACAACTGCTGATCCCCAGCGGGTTCGATCACGGCAATTTTACCGCCCTCACCGTTCGCTGACTGAGCCGACTGGGCCTTCTCGCTCCGGGCCTTTTCCACTTCGGTGATCAGCTTGAGCGCTTCCTGATAATGACTCCCTTCAGCGCCGGCGGATGTCACGTATTCCTCCAGCGCGGACTGGGCCTCATTAAGATGTTTGGCCTGATACATCACCCGACCGCGGTAGTAGAAATAATCCGCCGGCTTGCTGCCTTCAAGCCGCTGGAGCCGATTCAGGTATTCACCGGCCTCGCTCCAGCTTTCCGCGGCCACGGCTTCCTCTGTCGCCAGCATCAGACGACGCATCTCATGCTCCGGGGCCAATGCCAATGCCTGCCCCGCCAGCAATGTCGACGCCAGAACCAGCCCACGAGCCAGTTGACGACCTTTTTCATACGATACTGCCATGACCCTACTCCTGCTGATTATCTGCGCCAATCGCCGGCTCTTCCGTCTCTGATTCGTCAAATTCGTCCTCGATGTCCGGATCGTCTCCGGCATCCACTTCCGCCTGGTCCATAATGCCCCTGGGAAGCTCTTTTTTAACCCTGACCCCAAGCTCAACAAATCGGTTGGCCTGTGAGATCAGGTTACCCCGCCCTCGGGTAAGTGTATTCATTGCCGAATCGTACGTGCCCTGAGCCGTATGTAATTGGCCCCCGAGACGCTCCATCGCCTCCACAAAAACCCGCAGTTTGTCGTAGACGGCACTGGCCCGTTCAGCAATACGACGGGCATTCTGGCTCTGGCGCTCATATCGCCAGATGTTCTCGATGGTCCTGAGCGTTGCCAGCAATGTGGTTGGTGTGACCACGATAATCTTTCGCTCAAACGCTTCCGCGAAAAGGTTCTCGTCTTGCTGAAAAGCCGCCACGAACGCCGGTTCAATGGGCATGAACAGCAACACGAAATCCGGCGAATGCAATCCGCTAAGTTGACTGTAGTCCTTTTCACTCAGGGTGCGAATGTGATTCCGCACGGCCTCGACATGTTCCTTGAGCGCGTTTTCGCGGGCCGATTCGTCTTCTTCCGTCACCCACTGCTGATACGCCAGCAGTGACACCTTGGAGTCAATGATCAGGTTCCGACTGTCGGGCAGGTAAACAACCACATCGGGACGAAGGAGCTGGTTGTCAGCGTCGCGGTAGCTGCCCTGGGTCTCGTATTCCACGCCCTTGCGAAGGCCTGACTTTTCCAGCACCCGCTCCAGGATCAATTCACCCCAGTTGCCCTGAATCTTCTTGTCGCCTTTCAGCGCCCGCGTCAGGTTCGAAGCCTCCTCCGTGATCTGGCGGTTCAGCTCCTGGAGCGACTTGATCTCACTCCTCAATGCCTGCCGATCTCGAGTTTCGGTGGTGTAGACATCTTCCACCCGCTTGCGGAAATCCTGGAGTTGATCGCGGAACGGGTTCAACAAGGTATCCAGGCTGGTGCGCGTCTGCTGGCTGAAACGCTCGCTTTTCTGCTCGAAGATCTTGTTGGCGAGGTTCTCGAATTCCTGTTTCAGAGCATCCCGGTTCCGCTCCAGCAACTCGAGCTTTTCGGTGGTAGCGCGCCGCTCCTTGTCCAGGGTAACTTCCTGCTCACGCAGCACGACCTGGGCCGCGTGCAGTTCTCTGGATAGCTCCTCTGTTCGTCGCTGCTGACGCGCCCCCTCACTTTCCAACTGGCCAATTCGCGTCCTGCGCCCCTCCAGATCAGACTCAAGGCCCGCGATACGGCTCTCCAGCCCCGTGGCGCGCTGTCGCCAGTGCTCCAGGTCCTGCTCATGTTTGGCCAGCCGGACTGCCCGCTCCTCCAGAGCGTTTTCCAGATGCTCCGCCTGCTGTCGATCCATGGCGTTTTCATGTTGAGCCTCACGGAGCAATCGCTCGGCGCCATCACGGGCCGCTTCCAGAGCATCGAGTTCGGCTGCCAGCCTGCGCCTTTCTGACGTCATGTGCAGCAGCAACCCCGCCAGCACACAGACTGCGATCACCAGAACGCCCATCCAGCCGGCCATGAGATCCGGCCGGGAAACCATCAAATCGGTGACAGCCTCTGGCACTGCACACACTCCTGTATCTGCTTGTGTCTGAAAACGAAGGAGGAATTTTGCCTCAGGCTGACAGTCTACCTTATCAATGGAACCTTTTTCGCACCGAGCCGTGGCAGGCTTTGTGGATCACATTCCAGATCTCGACTGCGTAGCAAATCCACAAACCGGCTGCATCTGTTTGTGGACGCGTCACGTAATATCGTCTAAAAGGGTAAAAGGTTCCTGTGGCTTTCTGGCATTACGCTTTTTTAACGGCTCAGAAAGTCCACTCAGGATCGCAAATGGATTAAAGATCATGCTGAAAGAACTGTGGCGAAAACTGGGAACAGACTTTATGCAACCGGGCTGCTCGGCTAACGACGCCGACGCGGCACTGTTCGGTTCCTGTGGCTCGGGTTCGACATCCAGGCAATTTCGCATCCTTCCGCACATAACCCACACCGGGGAGTTCCACCTCGAACGGCTCACCAGCCTGCTAAAAGCCCGCTACAGCAAGAACTTCGAGCCATCGGGCAGCAAACCCGGCAGTGACGAAGCCATCCGTGACCTGATCAGTTACGCGGCGAGGATCCAGGACCAGGACATCCAGCGTGAGCTCCTGCTGTTTTACCTCAACTGCTCGCCAGTCATCCAGGAATTTTTGCGCTCCGAAACGTCTCTCGGTGACGGGAACTTTCCATTCCGGTAATCACTTACGCGGCAAACGTGAGACGCACTCGAAAAAATTGCCCTCTTAACCAACTGTAAAGCAACTACACAGTTCGGTTGTTGTATACTTCTGCGCCTACTAATCTTCAGAAACATCAGACTGTCCGTCATCACAGCATCGGAAAGGGCGTGATCGGCAGTTGGCACAGAGGTTTTCAATGGGTTCAAAACAGATGCGGGCTGATATTCGTCGCTCCCTAGGTCTGCTTGCTTCCGGCTTCGTTATGTTGCTTGCCGGATGCTCGTCGGATCGTTACCTCATGGTGCCCAAACAAAACCTGACCGAGCTCAACACCTCGGTACAGACTCAGCGAGCCACGCTCGTGACGATGGAAGGCAACGCCAATGCCCGGCAAGAGCAGTTATTGGGGGCTGAGCGTGAATCCACCCAGTCGATACTGGAAGCGATCAAGACCCAGGTTGAAAAACCCAGCTGTCCCCCAGTTCAGCCACAGAACATTTGTCCGAGTGCGGACCCAACGAGCGGCATGGCCGCACGGCTCAAGGGAAAGCTGATTGTCGGCGAAGTGGAAAGAATTTATCTGGCCGATCCGGAGCAGGTCTATACCGCGCGGATAGACAGTGGTGCCGAGACGTCTTCCATCGATGCCCGTAACATTACCCGCTTCGAGCGTGACGGCAACAACTGGGTACGCTTCGACGTTCCCGTGTCGGGCAGTGATGAGCTCATCACCCTGGAGAAGGAGGTTTCCCGGCGCGTGAAAGTGATTCAGGCCAGCGCGGAAGATCCCGAACGGCGCGTGGTCGTGGAGCTTCAGTTCGCAATCGGCGATCACCAGCAAGTTGCCGAGTTCACGCTGACCGACAGGGACGACCTGTCTTACGAAGTTCTGATCGGGCGAAATGTTCTGCGTGACGTCATGCTGATTGATGTCGGCCAGGAATTTGCCACCAAACTTCCCGAATCAATCCTCCATAAGAGGAACGACTCGTGACTCCCCGCTCCCGCCTGCCCTTCTATATTGCCGTTTTTCTGCTCATCGCAGCCGGAATTTCCCTCGCGATCTGGCGCCACATTGAGCTTGGCATTCCCTGGTTTGCCGGCGAACAACGTCCTGTATGGATGATTGAGGCGAGAGTTGATTTCGATGCCGAGAACGGCCCCGTGCTTGCCAGCCTTAATGTGCCGGAGAACCCGCCCGGCTTCCGGATACTCTCGGAACAGGCCGCTTCACCCGGATACGGATTCTCGATCATCGAGAAAAACGGAAGTCGCCGGGCCGAATGGACCAAGCGGGACGTCTCGGGACGCCAGACCCTGTATTTCAAGACGCAGTTCATCCCCGATGAGTCTGCCATCAACCGGCCCCCGAATCCGGAACCCAAGGCCCGCAGGACCTTCTGGGAGGAGCCCCAGGCGACGGCAGTGCGCGAAGTTCTGGCCCAGGCAAAGGAGCGGTCAAGCACCCCCGAGAGCATGACCCGGGAACTGATCCGGCTCATGCAACCCGATGCCCGGACCCAGAACACAACCCTTCTGGTGGCCGAGGAGAATTACCTGGATTTGCTGGTCGACATGCTGAACCACTCAGGGATTCCGGCGCGGACGGCCGACGGGCTCAAACTGGAAGATGCCCGCCGCAGGCAATCCCTGATGCCCTTCCTGCAGATCTTCAACGGCGAGCAGTGGCTGACATTCGATCCGAATACGGCAGATCAGGGGGTTCCTGAGAGCCTGCTACTGTGGCGACAAGGCTCGGCATCCTTGCTTGACGTGGTTGGTGGAGACAACTCGGAAGTCAGCTTCTCGATGCTTCGTCAAACGGTGCCCGCCTTGCAGCTTGCAACCATGGAGTTTGATTCCAACGGCCTTGGCTTCCTGAGCTTCTACGAACTGCCCATTGAGGAACAGAGCATGTTCCGCATGCTACTGCTCCTCCCGCTGGGCGCGCTGATGGTGGCCTTCATGCGGATTGTCATCGGCATTCGCACGTCGGGGACGTTTATGCCGGTCCTGATTGCCGTGGCGTTTGTCCAGACGACTCTGGTGCCAGGCCTGATCGCCTTTTTGTCCGTTGTCTCGATCGGTCTGATGATGCGGGGCTACCTATCCAGCCTGAATCTCTTGCTGGTTTCCAGAATCTCGGCCCTGATCATATTGGTCATATTCATTACCGCAGGCCTCAGTATCATTGGCTACCAGATGGGCTTCAACACGGGCATGACGGTGACCTTCTTCCCCATGGTGATCATTGCCTGGACCATTGAACGGATGTCCATTCTGTGGGAGGAAGAAGGTGCCCACGAAGTCCTGATTCAGGGTGCCGGCAGCATGTTCGTCGCCATCTCCGCCTACCTGCTGATGAGCGCCCCTCTGGCGGGCCACCTGACTTTCAACTTTCCCGAGCTGCATCTTGTGATCCTCGGCCTGATCCTGCTGATGGGCCAGTACACCGGCTACAAACTGAGCGAGCTCAAGCGGTTCACCCCCATGAAGGTCTACGACTGATATGGACTGGATTTCACCGCGGAAACTCAATCGCCTGGGCATGCTCAACATGAACCGGCGCAATGTGGATTATATTGCCCGGTACAACGAGCGCTCTTCCTACCCGCTGGTCGACAACAAGCTCAAAACGAAACTTGCCGTGGCCGAGTATGGGGTCAGGACGCCTCGCCTGCTCCAGGTGGTTCGCCAGCAACATGAGATTTCCGGCTTCCGGCAGATGGCGGAAGATCTGGGCGGCTTTGCCATCAAACCGGCGAAGGGGTCTGGCGGCAAGGGGATCACCGTCATTACTGGCCGCGATAACGACGAGTACGTCAAAGCGTCCGGCACCCGCATCACGGCGGCTTCGCTGGAGCGCCACCTCACGAACATCCTCGCTGGCCTGTACTCTCTGGCTGGCACCCCGGATGTTGCCATTGTCGAGAGCTTGGTGGAGTCGGTTCCCACCCTGGCCCGCTATTCATTCCAGGGCGTACCAGACATTCGCATCGTGGTATTTCGGGGCTATCCGGTGATGGCTATGCTCAGACTGGCCACAAAGGCCTCTGACGGTAAGGCCAACCTTCACCAGGGCGCGGTAGGTGTGGGCCTCGATATCGGCACGGGAAGAAGCCTGAATGCGGTTCAGTTCAATAAACCCATTACACTGCACCCGGACACCGGCCTGGCCCTCGAAAACATCGAAATCGAAGCCTGGGGGGAAATGCTGGAAATGGCGTCCCGCTGCTACGAATCAACCGGCCTTGGTTACATGGGCGTGGATCTGGTCGTCGATGCCCATGAGGGGCCGCTGCTACTGGAACTGAACGCCCGGCCCGGTCTCGCGATCCAGATGGCTAACGGGCGCGGACTGCTGCCGCGCCTGCGGACCATTGAACGCCTGAAGCGCCCGCATTTCACACCGCAAGAGCGCGCCAGTTACGCCATGGAGGTCTTCGCCGCACTTTAAGCGAGGAACTGGCCAAAAAAAACCGGGGCAGAAGCCCCGGTTTTTTTCATGCCTGCAATGACCTCATCACAGCTCGCCTCTGGCGATCAGAAGCATGCGTTCGTGAGCCAGGCCTTTCAACAGACCCCACGTCATTATCAGCAGTATTGCAGTGAACGGCAGACCGGCGCTGATTGCCGCAGCCTGAATCGCGCCGAGGGCATCTTCACCGCCACCAAAAATCAGCGCAGCAGCGATCGCGCCTTCCATAACCACCCAGAAAACCCGTTGAGCGGTCGGCGCGTCAGTCTTGCCACCAGCCGTGATGCTATCGATCACCAGTGAGCCGGAATCCGAGGAGGTCACGAAGAAGACCAGAACCAGGATGATACCAACGAAGGAAATAATGCCGGTCAGTGGCAAATTCGCGAACATCTGGAACATCGCCAGAGACACGTCGGTCAGACCGTTTTCGGCCAAGGCACCGATGCCATCCTTAATCTGCTCAAGCGCGGTACCACCGAAAGCACTCATCCACACGACGGTGATAACTGTCGGCACGATCAACACCGCAGTAATAAACTCTCGAACGGTACGCCCCCGGGATACGCGGGCAATGAACATGCCGACGAACGGTGACCAGGAAATCCACCACGCCCAGTAGAATACAGTCCAACCTTGGAACCAGGCCTCGTCTTCACGGCCAAACGGGTTACTCAGGGGAACCACGTTGGCAACGTAGCTTGAGGTGGTCACCCAAAGGGTTTCCAGCACCGTCATGGTTGGCCCTGCGAAAATAATAAAGAACAGCAGTAGACCAGCCAGCCCCATATTGATGTTACTGAGTACTTTAACCCCGCCATCGAGGCCACGAAGCACTGAGATCAAGGCAAGCGCCGTGACACCGACGATGATGGCCATCTGAACGTTGATGCCGCTGGAAACGTCAAACAGGTAGCTCAAACCGGACGCTGCCTGTTGCGCGCCAAAACCAAGGGATGTCGCCAGACCGAAGATGGTTGCGACCACGGCCAGAATATCAATGATGTGTCCCGGCCAGCCCCAGACCTTGTCACGCAGCAGCGGGAAGAAAGCCGAACGAATGGTAAGCGGCATGTTCTTGTTGAACGAGAAGAACGCCAGGGACAGGGCAACGATAGAGTACACCGCCCAGGGATGCAGGCCCCAGTGGTACATGGTCGCCCCCATGGCAAGATTAGCTGCCTCAGGGGTGTTGGCCTCTACATTGAACGGCGTTTCATACCAGCCCGTGTAGTACGCGGTGGGCTCTGCCACCGCCCAGAACATCAGGCCAATACCCATGCCCGCTGCGAACAGCATCGCAAACCAGGACATCGTGGAGAATTCTGGCTTCGCGTCCGTTCCGCCCAGCCGGATCTTGCCCACCGGCATGAAAATCAGGGCCAGGCACACCACCACGAAGATGTTGGCGCTGAGCAGGAAGAACCAGTCAAATGTCGCGATGATATCCCATTTCGCCCCATCCAGAAGCTCTTTGGCGCCTGTCGGAAAAATCAGGGTTCCTACCACGAAAAGCACGACCAGTATCGCCGTAATCGGGAACACCGGTGCGTGGAGATCCAGGCCAAAAGGATTGATATTATCCTGGCCTGCGACGTAATCCGTCTGATATTCGTCTTTAACTACCTCGCCCACGTTGGGAGCCTCCTGAATTGGAAAGTCTTATTTGGGAATCGGTATTCAAACGTTACAAGCGCGTCATACTAATATTTTGAGTTCAAAACATCAAAACCTCCAGACACAGTTTCCCAGTTCACCACATCTCAGCATAGACCATGTTCCGGGGCGCAATGATCCAACACCCGGCAATCGGCTATCGATTCGGCGGCGTATCGATATACTCTGGTACAAATACGCACTATTCCCGACATATTGGCCCCACTTGAGGTATCCATGGAGAAAACCACGACTTTTCCGGTTCGTTACACCGTCTATGCATTGAGCATTGCCGGTTTTCTTGTATCCGGCGTCGCAAGTTTCTACGCCGAAGGCGCCATTCTCTTCGCCATCGCCTTCGGCACCCTGGCAGCGCTTGGCACCTATGACCTGCTTCAGAGGAGGCACACGGTCAGTCGCAACTACCCTATTCTTGCGAATTTCCGGTACCTGCTTGAGTCCATCGGCCCCGAGATACGTCAGTACTTTATTCAGTCCGACACTGAGGAACGCCCGTTTTCCCGGGAACAGAGAACCATCGTTTACCAGCGCGCCAAGAACGTGCTGGATAAACGGCCCTTTGGCTCTCAGTTAGGTATGTACGAAGAGGGTTTCGAATGGATGAACCACTCCCTGAAACCCACGAAAATCCGTGACAGTGATTTCAGGATTCTGATCGGCAAGCATTGCGAAAAGCCCTATAGCGCCAGCGTTTTCAACATATCGGCCATGAGTTTTGGTTCGCTCTCGGCAAACGCCATTCTGAGCCTGAATACCGGCGCAAAGCTTGGCGGCTTTTACCACGATACGGGCGAGGGCTCGATTTCCCGGTACCATCGTCAACCCGGGGGCGATCTGGTCTGGGAAATCGGTTCCGGCTATTTTGGCTGCCGCCACAAAGACGGCTCTTTCAACCCGGAGATGTTTCAAAAAAACGCGACCATTGACCAGGTCAAAATGATAGAGATCAAACTGTCTCAGGGGGCAAAGCCGGGGCACGGTGGTATCTTGCCCGGGGCCAAGGTCACCCCTGAAATCGCCGAAGCCCGTGGTGTGTCGGTTGGCGAAGACTGCGTTTCACCGGCCAGCCATTCGGCCTTCTCCACCCCCCTTGAGCTCCTCGCGTTCATTGATCAGCTCCGGGAACTCTCAGGCGGCAAGCCGGTGGGGCTTAAGCTGGCCATCGGGCACCCCTGGGAATGGTTTGCCATTGTGAAGGCCATGCTGAAAACCGGCCAGAAACCCGATTTCATCGTGGTAGACGGCGGCGAAGGCGGCACCGGAGCCGCGCCCCTGGAATTCATCAACCGGCTTGGCATGCCCATGACCGAGGCACTTTTGCTCGTTCACAACACCCTGGTAGGCACCCACCTCAGGGATGACATTGCCATTGGTGCAGCGGGTAAGATTACGTCGGCATTCAACATCGCCCGTACGCTCTCCCTGGGGGCCGACTGGTGCAATTCCGCCCGGGGGTACATGTTTTCCCTCGGCTGCATTCAGGCCCTGAACTGCCATACCGGACGATGCCCAAGCGGGGTCGCCACCCAGGACCCCCGACGCGGCAGTAAGCTGGACGTGGAACTGAAAAGCCAGCGGGTCTACAACTTCCACAAGAACACCCTGGATGCGCTCCAAAACCTGCTCGAAGCCTCCGGCCTTCGGCACCCTTCCGAACTCGGGCCCGAGCACATCGTGCGCCGGGTGTCCAAGACCGAAGTCCACTCCTACCTGGACCTGTTTCCCTACCTTGAACCGGGCGCGCTTCTCGAAGGCGAAACGGGCCACACTGTGTTCGACAAATACTGGCCACATGCCACCTCGGAGACCTTTGATCCACCGGATTTCATTCTCAAGCTGAGAGAAACCAAGCTTCGCTGAAAATCCCGGCTGAAATCGCCAAAGCCTGTTTATTTTTCCAATGGGCTGGTGTAGACTTCGCTCCCGCTAAGCCACTGAGATAGCTCTCAAGTTTCTCAGGGGCCTACAGCGAATCGGGGCGTAGCGCAGCTTGGTAGCGCACCTGCATGGGGTGCAGGGGGTCGTAGGTTCAAATCCTACCGTCCCGACCAGATTCAGGAGAAAGGCAGGGGCTTTGGCCCCTGCCTTTTTTGTTTCCGCTTTAGACAGCATCGACAGACACGCACTCTGCGAATCCGTTCGTCACCGCCGAATCGCAGGCATAAAAAAAGCCGAGGAGGCTTCCACCCCTTCGGCTTTTTTTAATTGGCGTTCCGGTTATTTCACCGGCGCATTCAGCACGTCCAGCACTTCTTCCAGTTCCGATATCATCTGACGGATAAGCTGCTTGTACTGAGAGGTATCGTCCTTCACCTCGTGGCTGCTGAGCTTTTGCTTCGCGCCACCTATGGTATAGCCCTGATCGTACAACAGGCTGCGTATCTGACGAATGGTGATAACGTCAGCGCGCTGGTAGTACCGGCGGTTTCCGCGGCGCTTTACCGGCGATAGCTGCGGGAATTCCTGCTCCCAATAGCGCAGTACGTGTGCCTTGACCGCGCAAAGGTCCGCTACTTCACCAATGGTGAAATAACGCTTCCCGGGAATCGCGGGAAGTTCGTTATTATGACTGGGTTCCAGCATACGCTTCTACTTTCTGCTTTAGTTTTTGTCCCGGGCGAAACGTAACAACACGCCGTGCACTGATTGGAATTTCCTCACCCGTTTTCGGGTTCCGTCCCGGTCGCTGTTTCTTGTCTCGCAGATCAAAGTTACCGAAGCCCGATAACTTCACCTGTTCGTTGTGACTCAGAGCGCCTCTGATCTCGTCGAAAAAAGCTTCCACCATTTCCTTGGCTTCGCGTTTGTTCAGGCCCAATTCCTCATACAACCGCTCTGCCATTTCCGCTTTCGTCAAAGCCGCCATGTCTCAACTCCTCAGTGTTGCCCCCAGCTCTTCTTTCAACGCATCGATCACGCCATTGAAGAGCGAATGAACCTCGTCCTCGGTCAACGTGCGCTCCGGGTGCTGCCAGAAAAGGCTGAGTGCCAGGCTCCGGTTGCCCTCGCCCAGGCTCTCACCCTCGTACACATCGAACGCACGCAACGCTGTCAGTCGTTCACCGGCATGCTTTCTGGCCACACGCTCGACGTCGGCAAACGCCACATCGCTCCCGATAATAATAGCCAAATCACGACGAACTTCCGGGAATTTTGAAATTTCTTTGAAATTAGGCACATAACCAGTAACGATCGAATCCAAGAATAGCTCAAACATCAGGATCGTGCCATTAAGTTCAAGATTTTTCTGAACTTGTGGGTGCAACGTGCCCAACCAGCCGACATGTTCACCATCCCGGAGCAACTCTGCGGTCTGGCCCGGATGCAGCGCCGGATGCTGACTGCCGACAAACTGGATCTCAATTCCAAGCAGCCTGAACAGACTCTCAAGATCTCCTTTTACATCAAAGAAATCGGCAGTTCTGCGACCGTTTACCCAGTTTTCAGGATACTGGGAACCCACCACGACACCGGCCAGCATCGGTTGCTGGTTGATCCGCTCGCCTTCCTGCTCGAAACGCAAACCGGTTTCGAACAGGCGAATACGCGGTTGTTGCCGGTTCTGGTTGTAGGCAACGGTCTTGAGAAGGCCACTCCAGAGACTGGTACGCATGACCGAAAGGTCTGAAGAGATCGGGTTGGCAAGGGCAATCCCCTCACGCTCCGGATCAATCAACTGCTGAACCTTCGGGTCCACGAAACTGTACGTGACGGCCTCCTGATAGCCGTTATCGACGAAGAACTTCCGGATCGCCGATACCGGACGCGTTGCCTCATCCTGCTGACGCAGGCCCAGAGAGCCAATGGGTTCGGTCACAGGCAGGTTGTTGTACCCAAAGATGCGGCCAACTTCCTCGATCAGATCTTCCTCGATGGAAATGTCGGGGCGGAAGCTAGGCACACTGATCCGCCATCCCGCCTTCAGGAGTTTGTCGATATGCAGACCGAGACGGCTCAGGATTTCCTCAACCGTTGTCCGATCGATCTCCAGGCCCAGAACGTCATAGAGGCGGTCAGACCGCAAATCCACGACGCGGTCCTTGGGCAGATGCTCGTCACTCGCCACTTCGACGATTTCACCGGGTTCA is a window encoding:
- a CDS encoding inactive transglutaminase family protein; translated protein: MTPRSRLPFYIAVFLLIAAGISLAIWRHIELGIPWFAGEQRPVWMIEARVDFDAENGPVLASLNVPENPPGFRILSEQAASPGYGFSIIEKNGSRRAEWTKRDVSGRQTLYFKTQFIPDESAINRPPNPEPKARRTFWEEPQATAVREVLAQAKERSSTPESMTRELIRLMQPDARTQNTTLLVAEENYLDLLVDMLNHSGIPARTADGLKLEDARRRQSLMPFLQIFNGEQWLTFDPNTADQGVPESLLLWRQGSASLLDVVGGDNSEVSFSMLRQTVPALQLATMEFDSNGLGFLSFYELPIEEQSMFRMLLLLPLGALMVAFMRIVIGIRTSGTFMPVLIAVAFVQTTLVPGLIAFLSVVSIGLMMRGYLSSLNLLLVSRISALIILVIFITAGLSIIGYQMGFNTGMTVTFFPMVIIAWTIERMSILWEEEGAHEVLIQGAGSMFVAISAYLLMSAPLAGHLTFNFPELHLVILGLILLMGQYTGYKLSELKRFTPMKVYD
- a CDS encoding BCCT family transporter, which gives rise to MGEVVKDEYQTDYVAGQDNINPFGLDLHAPVFPITAILVVLFVVGTLIFPTGAKELLDGAKWDIIATFDWFFLLSANIFVVVCLALIFMPVGKIRLGGTDAKPEFSTMSWFAMLFAAGMGIGLMFWAVAEPTAYYTGWYETPFNVEANTPEAANLAMGATMYHWGLHPWAVYSIVALSLAFFSFNKNMPLTIRSAFFPLLRDKVWGWPGHIIDILAVVATIFGLATSLGFGAQQAASGLSYLFDVSSGINVQMAIIVGVTALALISVLRGLDGGVKVLSNINMGLAGLLLFFIIFAGPTMTVLETLWVTTSSYVANVVPLSNPFGREDEAWFQGWTVFYWAWWISWSPFVGMFIARVSRGRTVREFITAVLIVPTVITVVWMSAFGGTALEQIKDGIGALAENGLTDVSLAMFQMFANLPLTGIISFVGIILVLVFFVTSSDSGSLVIDSITAGGKTDAPTAQRVFWVVMEGAIAAALIFGGGEDALGAIQAAAISAGLPFTAILLIMTWGLLKGLAHERMLLIARGEL
- a CDS encoding alpha-L-glutamate ligase-like protein, which produces MDWISPRKLNRLGMLNMNRRNVDYIARYNERSSYPLVDNKLKTKLAVAEYGVRTPRLLQVVRQQHEISGFRQMAEDLGGFAIKPAKGSGGKGITVITGRDNDEYVKASGTRITAASLERHLTNILAGLYSLAGTPDVAIVESLVESVPTLARYSFQGVPDIRIVVFRGYPVMAMLRLATKASDGKANLHQGAVGVGLDIGTGRSLNAVQFNKPITLHPDTGLALENIEIEAWGEMLEMASRCYESTGLGYMGVDLVVDAHEGPLLLELNARPGLAIQMANGRGLLPRLRTIERLKRPHFTPQERASYAMEVFAAL
- a CDS encoding ATP-dependent zinc protease family protein, whose protein sequence is MGSKQMRADIRRSLGLLASGFVMLLAGCSSDRYLMVPKQNLTELNTSVQTQRATLVTMEGNANARQEQLLGAERESTQSILEAIKTQVEKPSCPPVQPQNICPSADPTSGMAARLKGKLIVGEVERIYLADPEQVYTARIDSGAETSSIDARNITRFERDGNNWVRFDVPVSGSDELITLEKEVSRRVKVIQASAEDPERRVVVELQFAIGDHQQVAEFTLTDRDDLSYEVLIGRNVLRDVMLIDVGQEFATKLPESILHKRNDS
- a CDS encoding AraC family transcriptional regulator translates to MSNLTVSKHFVQAALAGAEHLGFDTQDMLREADISPDLLRIEMARVSSDQFSHLMQVLWHRLDDEFMGMGPRRARSGTFATMCALVIDCPTLEAVYRQAFQFSRLFEPMVSMELVTEGQSAQLVTRIEGRIHDPAYFLRESLLVIWHRLGSWLIGQPVELDKAEFDYPRPPHGDEYRHIFHCPLAFESDRTALTFDKRFLSAPVIRDRSEMRQFLKTSPADLLSRPDESNTFTGRIRTLIGRDFSKPLPDFEWIAAELHTSPQTLRRRLKQENTSFQEIKDLLRRDMAIYYLGRQELPINDIAGKVGFTEPSTFHRAFKKWTGVTPGAYREGERGNLQE
- the rmuC gene encoding DNA recombination protein RmuC produces the protein MVSRPDLMAGWMGVLVIAVCVLAGLLLHMTSERRRLAAELDALEAARDGAERLLREAQHENAMDRQQAEHLENALEERAVRLAKHEQDLEHWRQRATGLESRIAGLESDLEGRRTRIGQLESEGARQQRRTEELSRELHAAQVVLREQEVTLDKERRATTEKLELLERNRDALKQEFENLANKIFEQKSERFSQQTRTSLDTLLNPFRDQLQDFRKRVEDVYTTETRDRQALRSEIKSLQELNRQITEEASNLTRALKGDKKIQGNWGELILERVLEKSGLRKGVEYETQGSYRDADNQLLRPDVVVYLPDSRNLIIDSKVSLLAYQQWVTEEDESARENALKEHVEAVRNHIRTLSEKDYSQLSGLHSPDFVLLFMPIEPAFVAAFQQDENLFAEAFERKIIVVTPTTLLATLRTIENIWRYERQSQNARRIAERASAVYDKLRVFVEAMERLGGQLHTAQGTYDSAMNTLTRGRGNLISQANRFVELGVRVKKELPRGIMDQAEVDAGDDPDIEDEFDESETEEPAIGADNQQE